Proteins found in one Pseudophryne corroboree isolate aPseCor3 chromosome 3 unlocalized genomic scaffold, aPseCor3.hap2 SUPER_3_unloc_25, whole genome shotgun sequence genomic segment:
- the LOC134983826 gene encoding oocyte zinc finger protein XlCOF7.1-like: protein FSCSECGKCFAQKSQLVRHQLSHTGERPFPCSECGKCFALKSDLVKHQRSHTGEKPYSCSECGKCFTQNSYLVIHHRSHTGEKPFPCSECGKCFGRKSQLVRHQRTHTGERPFPCSDCGKCFTWRSSLVTHQQSHTGEKPFPCSECGKCFARKSHLVIHQRSHTGEKPFPCSECGKCFAGKPELVRHQRSHTGEKPFPCSECGKCFADKPELVRHQRSHTGEKPFSCSECEKCFSQKSHLVDHQRSHTGEKPFPCPECGKCFADKLHLVRHQRSHTGEKPFSCSECGKCFAQKSQLVRHQLSHTGERPFPCSECGKCFALKSDLVKHQRSHTGEKPYSCSECGKCFTQNSYLVIHHRSHTGEKPFPCSECGKCFADKLHLVIHQRSHTGEKPFSCSECGKCFDRKSQLVRHQLSHTGERPFPCSECGKCFALKSDLVKHQRSHTGEKPYSCSECGKCFTQNSYLVIHHRSHTGEKPFPCSECGKCFRQKSYLVTHQRNHTGEKPF from the coding sequence ttttcttgctctgagtgtgggaaatgttttgcccagaaatcacaacttgttagacatcagctaagtcacacaggtgagaggccatttccatgttctgagtgtgggaaatgttttgccctgaaatcagatcttgttaaacatcagagaagtcacacaggtgagaagccatattcttgctctgagtgtgggaaatgttttacacagaactcatatcttgttatacatcacagaagtcacacaggtgagaagccatttccatgttctgagtgtgggaaatgttttggccggaaatcacaacttgttagacatcagagaactcacacaggtgagaggccatttccatgttctgactgtggaaaatgttttacttggagatcaagtcttgttacacatcagcaaagtcacacaggtgagaagccatttccatgttctgagtgtgggaaatgttttgcccggaaatcacatcttgttatacatcagagaagtcacacaggggagaagccatttccatgttctgagtgtgggaaatgttttgcaggcaaaccagagcttgttagacatcagagaagtcacacaggtgagaagccatttccatgttctgagtgtgggaaatgttttgcagacaaaccagagcttgttagacatcagagaagtcacacaggtgagaagccattttcttgctctgagtgtgagaaatgtttttcacagaaatcacatcttgttgatcatcagcgaagtcacacaggtgagaagccatttccatgtcctgagtgtgggaaatgttttgcagacaaattacatcttgttagacatcagagaagtcacacaggtgagaagccattttcttgctctgagtgtgggaaatgttttgcccagaaatcacaacttgttagacatcagctaagtcacacaggtgagaggccatttccatgttctgagtgtgggaaatgttttgccctgaaatcagatcttgttaaacatcagagaagtcacacaggtgagaagccatattcttgctctgagtgtgggaaatgttttacacagaactcatatcttgttatacatcacagaagtcacacaggtgagaagccatttccatgttctgagtgtgggaaatgttttgcggacaaattacatcttgttatacatcagagaagtcacacaggtgagaagccattttcttgctctgagtgtgggaaatgttttgaccggaaatcacaacttgttagacatcagctaagtcacacaggtgagaggccatttccatgttctgagtgtgggaaatgttttgccctgaaatcagatcttgttaaacatcagagaagtcacacaggtgagaagccatattcttgctctgagtgtgggaaatgttttacacagaactcatatcttgttatacatcacagaagtcacacaggtgagaagccatttccatgttctgagtgtgggaaatgttttagacagaaatcatatcttgttacacaccagagaaatcacacaggtgagaagccattttaa